One window of Treponema denticola genomic DNA carries:
- the pepF gene encoding oligoendopeptidase F, whose protein sequence is MKNSTTPKRSEIAKSDKWNIELLFKNEEEWEAALASIPEGGKEILKYKEAFSKPETIDAATLLACLKASTGVDRIAEKVGNYAFLQKSSNEGDPENIKRISKYMMTVTELSAATSWLMPAIMEIPEEKIRSWIDPSSPTGKGFADFKVSLEKTLHLKPHTLSDKEEKILSLLSEPHGTPSQAFSVLTNVDFDFGTITTKEGDIKLTQSSYSKFMQNPDRALREKAYKQLYGVYGAHKNTIASLYTGQVQQNVALAKIRGYASAREKSLYVDKVPTAVYDNLIDTIHKNLKPLHKFYSMLKKHLGLKELRHYDVYMPLVSEVKKITPYNEAVDIITDALKPLGEEYVKTIRNGLLNGWVDKYENEGKRSGAFSAGGYDSDPYILMNYKEDVIRDVFTLVHEGGHSMHSWYSVRNNPYPCYHYTIFEAEVASTFNEELLFRHMLKTSTDPKMRAYLLSVRASDILATLYRQTMFAEYEKITHALVESGTPLTVENLRSEYRKLLELYFGPEMVFEDVSDLEGMRIPHFYRAFYVYKYSTGISASMALAERVCSGGDKEREDYFKFLKSGGSRYPIESLKLAGVDMASPAPVQAACDNFAKIVDELEKALEELKK, encoded by the coding sequence ATGAAAAACTCAACTACACCTAAACGTTCCGAGATCGCCAAAAGCGACAAATGGAATATCGAATTACTTTTTAAGAATGAAGAAGAATGGGAAGCAGCCCTTGCTTCTATTCCAGAAGGCGGAAAAGAAATCTTAAAATATAAAGAAGCTTTTTCCAAGCCTGAAACGATCGATGCGGCAACCCTGCTTGCCTGCCTAAAGGCTTCAACGGGGGTTGATAGAATTGCGGAAAAGGTCGGAAACTATGCCTTTTTGCAAAAATCTTCAAACGAGGGCGACCCCGAAAACATCAAACGAATAAGTAAATACATGATGACCGTTACAGAGCTTTCGGCTGCCACCAGCTGGCTCATGCCTGCCATCATGGAAATCCCTGAAGAAAAAATCCGCTCATGGATTGACCCTTCAAGCCCCACAGGAAAAGGCTTTGCCGATTTTAAGGTTTCCTTAGAAAAGACCTTGCACCTAAAACCCCACACCCTTTCCGACAAGGAAGAAAAGATTTTAAGCCTTTTAAGCGAGCCCCACGGCACACCGAGCCAAGCCTTTTCGGTTCTAACCAACGTAGACTTTGATTTCGGTACAATCACAACAAAAGAAGGAGACATAAAATTAACTCAATCTTCTTATTCAAAGTTTATGCAAAATCCCGACAGAGCTCTGCGGGAAAAAGCCTATAAGCAGCTTTACGGCGTATACGGTGCACATAAAAATACAATCGCAAGCCTGTACACGGGACAGGTTCAGCAAAATGTCGCCCTTGCAAAAATACGGGGCTATGCTTCTGCCAGAGAAAAATCCCTCTATGTAGACAAGGTGCCTACAGCCGTTTATGACAACCTCATAGATACCATTCATAAGAATTTAAAACCCTTACATAAATTCTACAGCATGTTAAAAAAACATTTAGGCCTAAAAGAACTCCGCCACTATGATGTTTACATGCCCTTAGTCAGCGAGGTAAAAAAAATTACCCCTTATAACGAAGCCGTTGACATCATCACCGATGCCCTAAAACCTCTCGGAGAAGAATATGTTAAAACAATCCGAAACGGCCTTTTAAACGGCTGGGTAGATAAATACGAAAATGAGGGCAAACGCTCAGGAGCCTTTTCGGCAGGCGGATATGACAGCGATCCCTACATTCTTATGAACTACAAAGAAGATGTTATCCGTGATGTATTCACCCTTGTACACGAGGGCGGGCACTCCATGCACTCATGGTATTCGGTAAGAAACAACCCCTACCCCTGCTACCACTACACAATCTTTGAAGCCGAAGTTGCCTCTACCTTTAACGAGGAGCTTTTATTCAGGCACATGCTTAAAACAAGTACCGACCCGAAAATGAGAGCCTATCTTTTGAGCGTCAGAGCCTCCGATATTCTTGCAACCCTCTACAGACAAACCATGTTTGCAGAGTACGAAAAAATTACTCACGCACTCGTCGAAAGCGGCACACCTCTTACGGTCGAAAATTTAAGAAGCGAATACAGAAAACTTTTGGAGCTCTACTTCGGTCCCGAAATGGTATTTGAAGATGTAAGCGATTTGGAAGGAATGAGGATTCCTCACTTTTACAGAGCCTTCTATGTTTACAAATATTCAACAGGTATTTCAGCCTCGATGGCTCTTGCCGAAAGAGTTTGCTCAGGCGGCGACAAAGAAAGAGAAGACTACTTTAAGTTCTTAAAATCGGGAGGATCACGCTATCCGATTGAATCCTTAAAACTTGCAGGTGTCGATATGGCAAGTCCGGCTCCGGTACAGGCAGCATGCGATAACTTTGCAAAGATTGTAGACGAACTCGAAAAAGCTCTTGAAGAATTAAAAAAATAA
- a CDS encoding SH3 domain-containing protein, with product MKNLIFYFLFLTSTIGLFAQKYIAIITDDDDNSVHYVIDNKVNVRAEPSLSGEKLFQLNLGDAVKVIGCKEEWGWILEEGHYAPWYRIVCEKGRGYICGRYISCKEAVGDIDNDGEDEIFACLCITEQKGVGVYDYKESFYNVDTNHILIKKSSSKPIPLEDFSKNKVSEDTSYSIKVCENLIPKVSFLITRSGFSDGGIGWSSESYYYFSNGSLKYFTGLHNDFEYMESGTEEEFEFNGNRVKLIRTVTKWENEKPLKPEITVTQYLWDGKDFVETDK from the coding sequence ATGAAAAACTTAATCTTTTATTTTCTGTTTCTTACAAGCACGATAGGTTTATTTGCACAAAAATACATAGCCATAATCACAGATGATGATGACAATTCCGTCCATTATGTTATTGATAACAAAGTGAATGTTCGAGCCGAGCCGAGCCTTTCCGGAGAAAAACTTTTTCAACTGAATTTGGGTGATGCGGTCAAGGTTATTGGGTGTAAGGAGGAATGGGGATGGATTTTAGAGGAAGGGCATTATGCACCATGGTACAGAATCGTTTGTGAAAAAGGAAGAGGCTATATATGCGGAAGATACATTTCCTGCAAAGAGGCCGTGGGAGATATCGATAATGACGGAGAAGATGAGATTTTTGCATGTCTGTGTATTACTGAACAAAAGGGTGTAGGAGTTTATGACTATAAGGAGAGTTTTTATAATGTAGATACAAATCATATACTTATAAAAAAATCGAGTAGTAAACCTATTCCTCTGGAGGATTTTTCTAAAAATAAAGTATCAGAAGATACCTCTTATTCGATAAAAGTGTGTGAAAACTTGATACCGAAAGTAAGCTTTCTTATTACGAGAAGCGGTTTCAGCGACGGCGGTATCGGCTGGAGCAGCGAGAGTTATTATTATTTTTCGAATGGTTCATTAAAGTATTTTACCGGACTTCACAACGACTTTGAGTACATGGAGTCAGGAACCGAAGAAGAATTTGAATTTAATGGAAATAGAGTAAAGCTCATCAGAACTGTTACAAAATGGGAAAATGAGAAACCTTTAAAACCGGAAATTACCGTTACACAATATTTATGGGACGGAAAAGATTTTGTGGAAACCGATAAGTAG
- a CDS encoding 2'-5' RNA ligase family protein — protein sequence MKQNNIPQQTHFIGVLLPDDISLSLEDCRRYMNRAYGCKSGHGTPIHVTLVPPFRLQKDYSTDDLIRAIEKEVLPKGLGFTAHIDNFDAFGDRTLFAKIVADENWTRLRDKTVKAILNACPGSTKKDRRPFQPHATVSNRDIPAGVTAKALQIMNELNLVKDFPVDNITIFERKANRWEAAVSMEFSIRKTRL from the coding sequence ATGAAGCAAAACAATATTCCGCAGCAAACGCATTTTATAGGTGTCTTGTTGCCGGATGATATAAGTCTTAGCCTTGAAGATTGCCGGCGATATATGAACAGGGCTTACGGGTGTAAGTCAGGACATGGTACTCCAATCCATGTTACTCTTGTTCCTCCGTTCAGATTGCAAAAAGACTATTCAACCGATGATTTAATAAGAGCAATTGAAAAAGAAGTTTTGCCTAAGGGCCTAGGTTTTACCGCTCATATAGATAATTTTGATGCGTTTGGAGATAGAACTCTTTTTGCAAAAATAGTTGCAGATGAAAATTGGACAAGGCTCCGTGATAAAACCGTAAAAGCAATTTTGAACGCCTGTCCGGGCTCTACCAAAAAAGACCGAAGGCCTTTTCAGCCTCATGCCACTGTTTCAAATCGGGATATTCCAGCAGGAGTAACGGCAAAGGCTCTTCAGATTATGAATGAACTGAACCTTGTTAAAGACTTTCCGGTTGATAATATCACGATTTTTGAGCGGAAAGCCAACAGGTGGGAAGCCGCTGTTAGTATGGAATTTAGCATTAGGAAAACCAGATTATAA
- a CDS encoding S8 family peptidase gives MTMAEHNDFTHLPLPLLFQGKPKLRGGGTASAQTKKNTANRIAHGGYVKRRSAELSRFWKERRAERSENALPEIETGIPILLEIDPSADIDFLRGLGFEIICEIEEGFIIVATEDVDLSVLNEKTDAFIANVTARCNSPAKVYALCEDGDRLTRVLSKELYAKWATISPDEVYIIDIGVSCCGNIELPKRPKREDDETDEHYSFREQRWMEKFNVTYMAWDEIKIKREKTIESFVSDYGGEIMELADGIPEMTDLPDSFSARLKISGKCLIDLVLNFAYIFEAAEAETIAMGEASENNDSLTENVQIEAPTKSAPIVCVMDSGIQEEHKYLASAIISDESISLLPNNIGTSDEVAGGGHGTRVAGAVLYPKTVPSDGVYQLPCWIRNMRILDENNCMPEDVYPPQTITIAVQKYNVKSSQPTRIFNHSIGNRQSCEMKHMTSWAAEIDSQSYNHDVLFIQAAGNISTDVISAYWQKGYSYPEYLDKELCRISNPAQSLQAITVGSVSSAELETDDFVALGKQMEVSSFSRSGPGIWDVLKPEVVEYGGTHVYIKGSDPPQFTTPSEVCPELIRKSPEGPAFARDDVGTSFSAPKVTYIASQIEKVLPESPALLYRALIAQSARWPKKVNNISKKECVSTLRHIGYGIPDVERATHNDEYRITLITPSYMDIGDDEAHIFQVPIPEELSNIGEDYNILVEVTLSYAASPRRTRRYVKGYLSTWLDWCCSRIGENAEIFARRIFETGAIIDDDGDFNWVLGEATNRGIAEGYSRKNGTLQKDWCIIKSNQLSDAFCIAVRGHKGWGGLFKAKYSLAVSFEAIDQDIPIYEPIRTEIESSIKSGEIEIKMPENKQ, from the coding sequence ATGACAATGGCAGAACATAATGACTTTACGCATTTACCTCTTCCACTATTATTTCAAGGGAAACCGAAATTGCGTGGTGGCGGTACAGCATCTGCCCAGACAAAGAAGAATACAGCTAATCGAATTGCTCATGGTGGCTATGTTAAACGTCGCTCTGCTGAATTATCCCGTTTTTGGAAAGAACGTCGTGCAGAACGCTCAGAAAATGCCTTGCCTGAAATAGAAACTGGTATTCCAATACTGCTAGAAATAGATCCTTCAGCTGATATTGATTTTTTACGTGGATTAGGATTTGAAATCATCTGTGAAATTGAAGAAGGATTTATTATAGTTGCTACAGAAGATGTTGACCTTTCGGTTTTAAATGAGAAAACAGATGCTTTTATTGCAAATGTAACCGCAAGGTGCAATTCGCCAGCAAAAGTCTATGCGCTCTGTGAAGATGGCGATAGGCTTACACGGGTTTTGTCGAAAGAACTTTATGCAAAATGGGCAACTATTTCACCAGATGAAGTATATATAATCGATATTGGTGTAAGCTGCTGTGGAAACATCGAGTTGCCAAAACGACCTAAGCGAGAAGATGATGAAACCGATGAACACTATTCTTTTCGTGAGCAACGGTGGATGGAAAAGTTTAATGTTACCTATATGGCTTGGGACGAAATCAAGATAAAACGAGAGAAAACAATTGAAAGTTTTGTTTCTGATTATGGTGGTGAAATTATGGAACTCGCCGATGGTATACCGGAAATGACTGATTTGCCTGACAGTTTCTCGGCGCGTTTAAAAATATCCGGTAAATGTTTGATTGACTTAGTGTTGAATTTTGCGTATATATTTGAAGCCGCTGAAGCTGAGACAATAGCTATGGGAGAGGCTTCCGAAAATAACGATAGTCTTACCGAAAACGTTCAAATTGAGGCTCCTACCAAATCTGCTCCCATTGTATGTGTAATGGACAGTGGAATCCAAGAGGAACATAAGTATTTAGCATCAGCAATTATTAGTGATGAATCTATCAGTTTACTCCCAAATAATATAGGCACAAGTGATGAAGTTGCTGGAGGAGGGCATGGGACACGTGTAGCCGGTGCAGTCTTGTATCCAAAGACAGTTCCTTCAGATGGAGTTTATCAACTTCCTTGCTGGATTCGCAATATGCGAATTCTAGATGAAAACAATTGCATGCCAGAAGATGTGTATCCGCCCCAAACGATAACAATTGCAGTTCAAAAATATAATGTTAAAAGTTCACAACCGACGAGAATATTTAATCATTCTATTGGAAATCGTCAATCTTGTGAAATGAAGCACATGACTTCCTGGGCGGCTGAAATCGATAGTCAATCTTACAATCATGATGTCTTATTTATACAGGCGGCTGGGAATATTTCCACAGATGTCATATCGGCCTATTGGCAGAAGGGGTATTCATATCCTGAATATCTTGACAAAGAGTTGTGTAGAATTTCAAATCCAGCGCAGAGCCTACAAGCAATTACCGTAGGATCCGTATCGTCGGCTGAGCTAGAAACTGATGATTTTGTTGCCTTGGGAAAGCAAATGGAGGTTTCTTCATTCTCGCGCTCAGGGCCGGGTATTTGGGATGTCCTAAAGCCAGAAGTTGTCGAATATGGGGGAACACATGTATACATTAAAGGGAGTGACCCGCCTCAATTTACAACACCTTCCGAAGTATGTCCGGAGCTAATTCGTAAATCTCCAGAAGGTCCTGCTTTTGCACGTGATGATGTAGGGACGTCTTTTTCAGCGCCAAAAGTCACTTACATCGCATCACAGATTGAAAAGGTTTTGCCAGAATCACCCGCACTGCTATATAGAGCATTAATAGCTCAATCTGCCCGATGGCCCAAGAAAGTTAATAATATCAGTAAAAAAGAATGCGTTTCTACACTACGCCATATAGGATATGGTATTCCAGATGTTGAACGCGCTACACATAATGACGAGTATCGAATAACCTTAATAACACCGTCGTACATGGATATTGGGGATGATGAAGCCCATATTTTTCAAGTTCCTATCCCGGAAGAACTATCTAATATTGGTGAGGATTATAATATTTTGGTCGAAGTTACTCTGTCTTATGCAGCGAGCCCCCGGCGGACTCGTCGCTATGTAAAAGGATATTTATCAACATGGTTAGATTGGTGCTGTAGTCGGATTGGAGAGAATGCGGAAATATTTGCTCGTCGTATCTTTGAAACAGGAGCTATTATTGATGATGATGGCGATTTTAATTGGGTGCTAGGAGAAGCAACTAATCGAGGTATAGCAGAGGGGTATTCACGAAAGAATGGAACCCTTCAAAAGGATTGGTGTATAATCAAATCCAATCAATTGAGTGATGCCTTTTGCATTGCGGTTCGTGGTCATAAAGGTTGGGGAGGGTTGTTTAAAGCAAAGTATTCATTAGCAGTTAGTTTCGAAGCTATTGATCAGGATATACCAATCTATGAACCAATACGTACTGAAATTGAATCGAGTATCAAAAGTGGTGAAATAGAGATCAAAATGCCAGAGAACAAACAATAG
- a CDS encoding AAA family ATPase encodes MNAELYKRLFRAIFSEDISSLKKIAITIIQEERKLGHNILADSLEKISITEKPKYTLFESKKSENGLSTLPKSKRSNSQLVSYISREQLKHHMILPNEIEERLLSIEQEYVARERLKKFNLVPKRKILLYGPPGCGKTLSAERIAWNLGLPLLKVRFDSLLSSYFGESASNLRMVFDYCKSEPVVLLLDECDFIAKSRITTQDVGEVPRIVNMLLTLLDEYDAPGLVLATTNLKVSLDEALFRRFDDVIEMPMPGKSERKRLLEMTLSAIPVSPDVDMDQISNQLDGYSAANIVLITQRAAKIGVLAGCKKVCNEHFVKALKESSKF; translated from the coding sequence ATGAACGCTGAATTATATAAGAGACTATTTCGGGCCATTTTTTCCGAAGATATATCATCATTGAAGAAAATAGCCATTACAATTATTCAAGAGGAACGCAAACTTGGTCACAACATTCTTGCAGATTCATTAGAGAAGATTTCAATTACAGAAAAACCAAAATATACTCTGTTTGAGAGCAAAAAAAGCGAAAATGGATTATCTACTTTACCCAAGAGCAAACGTTCAAATTCACAACTAGTATCGTATATTTCGAGAGAACAATTAAAGCATCATATGATTTTACCGAATGAGATTGAAGAACGACTTCTTTCAATTGAGCAGGAATATGTGGCGCGTGAAAGGTTAAAAAAATTCAACCTTGTACCTAAAAGAAAAATACTCCTCTATGGTCCTCCGGGGTGTGGCAAAACTTTAAGTGCCGAACGAATTGCATGGAACCTCGGGTTACCACTATTAAAAGTTCGTTTTGATTCTTTGCTTTCTTCTTACTTTGGGGAGTCCGCATCAAATCTTCGAATGGTATTTGATTATTGCAAAAGCGAACCTGTCGTTTTACTTCTTGACGAGTGTGATTTTATTGCTAAATCTCGTATTACGACACAGGATGTTGGAGAGGTCCCTAGAATCGTCAATATGTTACTCACTTTGTTAGACGAATACGATGCTCCGGGATTGGTTTTAGCCACTACAAATTTGAAAGTGTCGCTTGATGAGGCTCTTTTCCGCAGATTTGATGATGTTATTGAAATGCCAATGCCGGGAAAATCAGAACGTAAACGCTTATTGGAGATGACATTATCTGCAATACCGGTTTCTCCTGATGTCGATATGGATCAAATATCAAATCAATTGGATGGATACTCTGCAGCTAATATTGTTCTGATTACACAACGGGCTGCAAAGATTGGTGTTCTTGCAGGGTGCAAAAAAGTATGCAACGAACATTTCGTAAAAGCATTGAAAGAAAGCTCTAAATTTTAA
- a CDS encoding DUF1413 domain-containing protein has product MSNTNNLLTQAIKETKHLNTNEIFLVLDLFKDYKWNRISRSDRLLLRALFLNYVHTSGTHLKPIEKTSSGRQKYKVS; this is encoded by the coding sequence ATGTCAAATACAAACAATCTTTTAACTCAAGCTATAAAAGAAACAAAGCATCTGAATACTAATGAAATTTTTCTTGTACTAGATTTGTTTAAAGATTATAAGTGGAACCGAATATCCAGAAGCGACAGATTGTTATTGAGAGCTTTGTTCTTAAACTATGTTCATACATCTGGAACTCATTTGAAACCAATCGAAAAAACTTCCTCTGGACGGCAAAAGTATAAAGTCAGTTGA
- a CDS encoding ABC transporter ATP-binding protein, whose protein sequence is MKEKEKSPSPIAWALGQTGEHKGQYVLSVILAVIGVAFSIAPYFVVAGIVHGLMGGNKDLSYYMIRCLIIAAFWFCRVLFHALSTSTSHRATFAVLGEIRKRCTEKLTRMPLGAVLEQSSGALKNILIERIDSIETTLAHIVPEFTANLLIPVIILIYIFTIDWRMGLASLATIPVGFFCYGLMMKGSPQFYQRTVTATKALNDTAVEYIGGIQVIKVFGNTKSSYDRFVHDAYEAAHSYIDWMRSCILTFTFATVIMPATMVSVLPIGGLLVKGGYLSPQNLVTIIILSVGIITPLITLMSYSDDFRTMGTIFGEVQSILYAPEMERPVDEEVPKENTLKLQDVRFSYKENEVLHGISMEIPEGSFIALVGPSGSGKSTIARLIASLWDVSSGKILLEDTDIREIPQEAYSDKIAFVSQDNYLFNMTVRENIRIGRADATDAEVEDAARQSGCHEFILELENGYDTVVGTSGGHLSGGERQRISIARAMLKAAPIIILDEATAYTDPENEAVIQRSISKLTEGKTLIVIAHRLSTITAADCIYVIKDGTVDDSGTHDELLSHHGLYETMWNAHIEVKDHA, encoded by the coding sequence ATGAAGGAAAAAGAAAAAAGTCCTTCGCCTATCGCGTGGGCGTTGGGACAAACAGGGGAACACAAAGGTCAATATGTTCTAAGTGTTATTCTCGCAGTTATCGGCGTGGCCTTTTCCATCGCACCGTATTTTGTTGTTGCCGGCATAGTACACGGTTTGATGGGCGGAAACAAAGACCTTTCATATTATATGATACGCTGTCTGATTATTGCAGCGTTTTGGTTTTGCCGTGTACTGTTTCATGCGCTCAGTACATCGACAAGTCATAGGGCAACATTTGCAGTGCTCGGAGAAATCCGAAAACGCTGCACGGAAAAACTGACAAGAATGCCGCTGGGTGCGGTGCTGGAGCAAAGTTCCGGGGCGCTCAAAAATATACTCATCGAACGTATCGATAGCATTGAAACAACACTGGCGCATATCGTTCCGGAGTTCACCGCAAATTTACTGATCCCCGTCATCATTTTGATCTATATTTTTACCATTGACTGGCGTATGGGGCTGGCTTCGCTTGCAACGATACCGGTGGGCTTTTTCTGTTACGGTCTTATGATGAAGGGCAGTCCTCAATTTTATCAACGCACGGTTACAGCCACCAAAGCACTCAATGATACGGCGGTTGAATATATCGGCGGTATTCAAGTCATTAAGGTTTTCGGAAATACAAAAAGTTCCTACGACCGCTTCGTGCATGACGCGTATGAAGCCGCTCACAGCTATATCGATTGGATGCGCTCCTGTATTCTCACCTTTACATTCGCCACGGTAATCATGCCCGCTACAATGGTTTCCGTGCTCCCCATCGGCGGTCTTTTGGTAAAGGGAGGATATCTTTCTCCGCAGAATCTGGTAACAATTATTATTCTGTCTGTGGGCATCATCACACCGCTTATAACCTTGATGAGTTATTCGGACGACTTTCGAACGATGGGAACCATTTTCGGTGAAGTTCAAAGTATTCTGTATGCTCCCGAAATGGAGCGTCCTGTAGACGAAGAAGTTCCAAAAGAAAACACGTTGAAGCTACAGGATGTTCGTTTTTCGTATAAAGAAAATGAAGTGCTTCATGGCATTTCGATGGAAATCCCGGAGGGCAGTTTTATTGCGCTGGTCGGTCCTTCCGGCAGCGGAAAGAGTACCATTGCGCGCCTCATCGCTTCGCTCTGGGATGTGAGCAGCGGGAAAATTTTGCTGGAGGATACGGACATTCGTGAAATTCCGCAAGAAGCATATTCGGATAAGATTGCCTTTGTCTCGCAGGATAATTATCTATTCAACATGACGGTTAGGGAAAATATCCGCATCGGACGGGCGGACGCAACGGATGCGGAAGTGGAGGACGCGGCAAGACAAAGCGGTTGCCATGAATTTATTTTGGAACTGGAGAACGGTTACGATACCGTGGTAGGCACTTCCGGCGGGCATCTTTCCGGCGGCGAGCGGCAGCGTATTTCCATTGCCAGAGCAATGCTGAAGGCTGCACCTATTATCATTTTGGATGAGGCAACCGCATACACCGATCCTGAAAACGAGGCGGTTATTCAGCGCTCTATTTCTAAGCTGACGGAGGGTAAGACGCTCATCGTGATTGCGCACCGGCTTTCTACGATTACCGCTGCCGATTGTATCTATGTCATTAAAGACGGCACTGTTGATGACAGCGGAACCCATGATGAGCTTCTTTCTCATCACGGGTTATATGAAACGATGTGGAATGCACATATTGAGGTAAAAGATCATGCTTAA
- a CDS encoding ABC transporter ATP-binding protein has product MLKVIRKFFAFCGEENRRKFITSIRLNVIQALFEALKIPAIAVMIRALMNGTVETKDILLSLGIMLISIAGSGLLKSKAVMLQTEGGYDTCAKKRVEIAEHLRYLPMGYFNANSLGQITSITTNIMESLENIATRVVMLVCDGLLTTLLIVVMLFFFDWRIACVLLCGFSLFLFANSRLRIASEKVSGKKIRADERLVEKVLEYLQGMTEVKAYRLTGVKSKELNEAISENSKINIDMEMTLVPRIALQSFIAKLTGAAMVAFSCVFYCAGSMDALNAVVMVISAFIIYTSLETAGQYSSLLRVVDMSVDRAQEILNTPQMDISGENITPAVRDITAQDIAFSYEKRKIIDGISLHIPEKTTTAIVGPSGGGKTTLVNLLARFWDVDSGTVMLGGRNVKDYDMDSLMANFSFVFQSVYLFHDTIANNIRFGQPGAPMEDVIAAAKKACCHDFISSLPHGYDTVVGEGGASLSGGEKQRISIARAMMKNAPVIFLDEATANVDPENENELMHAIHALTAEKTVIMIAHRLKTVERADQIIVVDHGKIVQQGTHAELMDQDGIYQNFIGERREAASWKVHK; this is encoded by the coding sequence ATGCTTAAAGTTATTAGAAAGTTTTTTGCGTTCTGCGGTGAAGAAAACCGCCGGAAATTCATCACTTCCATTAGGCTCAATGTTATTCAGGCGCTGTTTGAGGCGCTAAAGATTCCGGCGATTGCGGTGATGATTCGGGCGCTGATGAACGGAACGGTAGAGACAAAGGATATCCTGCTCTCGTTAGGGATTATGCTGATCAGCATTGCCGGATCGGGATTGCTAAAATCAAAGGCCGTTATGTTGCAGACCGAAGGAGGCTATGACACTTGTGCGAAAAAACGGGTGGAGATTGCGGAGCATCTGCGGTATCTTCCGATGGGATACTTTAATGCCAACAGCCTCGGGCAGATTACATCTATCACAACTAATATAATGGAAAGCCTTGAAAATATTGCTACCCGTGTGGTAATGCTTGTCTGCGACGGCTTGCTTACAACCTTGCTTATTGTCGTCATGCTGTTTTTCTTCGACTGGAGAATCGCCTGTGTGCTGCTCTGCGGTTTTTCGCTGTTTCTTTTTGCAAACAGCCGTCTCCGGATTGCTTCCGAAAAGGTGTCGGGAAAAAAGATACGCGCAGATGAAAGGCTCGTAGAAAAGGTTCTGGAATACCTGCAAGGGATGACCGAGGTTAAGGCTTACCGGTTGACGGGAGTTAAGAGCAAGGAATTAAATGAAGCCATCTCGGAAAACAGTAAGATCAATATCGACATGGAAATGACACTGGTTCCCCGCATAGCATTGCAGAGTTTTATCGCCAAGCTTACCGGTGCGGCAATGGTAGCTTTTTCATGCGTATTCTATTGTGCCGGAAGCATGGACGCGCTGAATGCTGTTGTCATGGTAATCTCCGCATTTATCATCTACACGAGTCTGGAAACGGCAGGACAATATTCGTCACTGCTGCGCGTGGTTGATATGAGTGTTGACCGGGCGCAGGAAATTCTGAACACGCCGCAGATGGATATATCCGGAGAAAATATTACACCGGCAGTGCGTGATATTACTGCGCAGGATATCGCATTTTCGTATGAGAAGCGAAAAATCATCGACGGGATTTCATTGCATATCCCTGAAAAGACCACGACGGCGATTGTCGGCCCTTCCGGCGGAGGCAAAACCACCTTGGTAAATCTGCTTGCACGGTTCTGGGATGTAGACAGTGGAACCGTTATGCTGGGCGGACGCAATGTGAAGGATTACGATATGGATTCTTTGATGGCGAATTTCAGTTTTGTGTTCCAATCGGTTTATTTATTCCACGACACCATCGCCAACAATATCCGCTTTGGTCAGCCCGGCGCTCCGATGGAGGATGTGATCGCTGCGGCGAAAAAGGCCTGCTGCCATGACTTTATCTCAAGCCTTCCCCACGGATATGACACTGTAGTCGGCGAAGGCGGCGCAAGTCTTTCCGGCGGAGAAAAACAGCGCATCTCCATTGCCCGCGCCATGATGAAAAACGCACCGGTCATCTTTTTGGATGAGGCAACCGCCAACGTCGATCCCGAAAATGAAAACGAACTGATGCACGCCATCCACGCGCTCACCGCCGAAAAGACCGTCATCATGATTGCTCATCGGCTGAAAACCGTAGAGAGAGCCGATCAGATTATCGTCGTAGACCACGGCAAGATTGTGCAGCAGGGCACACATGCCGAACTGATGGATCAGGACGGCATATACCAAAACTTTATCGGCGAGAGGCGCGAAGCTGCAAGCTGGAAGGTACATAAATAA